One segment of Accipiter gentilis unplaced genomic scaffold, bAccGen1.1, whole genome shotgun sequence DNA contains the following:
- the LOC126037495 gene encoding electroneutral sodium bicarbonate exchanger 1-like, with protein MVLLDFVVGIPLPKLQVPHAFKPTRDDRGWFINPIGPNPWWTVLAALVPALLCTILIFMDHQISAVIVNRKEHKLKKGCGYHLDLFVVAVMLGVCSVMGLPWFVAATVLSITHVNSLKVESDCSAPGEQPKFLGIREQRVTGLLIFVFMGCSVFFTSVLKFIPMPVLYGVFLYMGVSSLRGIQFFDRLKLFWMPAKHQPDFI; from the exons atggtgctccttgactttgtggttgggatcccattgccgaagctccaggtcccccatgcgttcaag cctaccagagacgaccgcgggtggttcatcaaccccataggacccaacccttggtggacggtgttggctgcgctcgtcccagctctgctctgcaccatcttgatattcatggaccatcagatcagtgccgttattgtgaacaggaaggagcacaagctgaag aaaggatgcgggtaccacctggacctttttgtggtggccgtgatgctcggggtgtgctctgtgatggggctgccctggtttgtggctgcgaccgtcctgtccatcacccacgtgaatagcctcaaagtagagtctgactgctcagctccaggagaacaacccaagtttctggggatacgagagcagagagtcactggcttgctgatctttgtgttcatgggctgctccgtcttcttcacttctgtgttaaag tttataccaatgcctgtgctttatggcgtctttctctacatgggtgtgtcgtcgctcagaggaattcag ttctttgatcgcttgaagctgttttggatgccggcgaaacaccagccggatttcatctaa